The stretch of DNA tcaataattgtttattaattGCTAGATTGTTTGAAAAATCTATTCAATACTGATCTTcaatattaaatactaaaaataattggCTTACTAAAGTGGGATATTACTACACAAATCAAGTGAAGGATTCATGAATCATGTGAAAAAGCAAAACATATACTCGTAAAAATCTAAAGAcaataaatatcttaaataaaaaaaaaaccacttTCTTTGtcgtttctaaaattaatacaatattaAGGTGTTTTTACGAATTACTTTCTTACTTTCtgactatttttaaattaattttatatttatacatttcttataaaaaaaagaagaaactttaaaataattgtgttagaataaaatttcattatattttactaAGAAATCTTGTAAGAAGAAGGTTCACTCGTGATTATTAGCTTTTTTTtctgaaacattaaataatgcAACGAGAAAATGAATAAAAGCTGAGAAAGAGAACCAAATCACACACTGCAAGATtctctttttctcattcttcttcttcatcatcatcgtcATCTCCTTCTCCGTGTTCCGAAAGCGaagggaaaaagaaaacaatcacTCATGATAACGAGAAGCACCTACACCATTTAGGATCACCAGAACCAGAGAAAATTTCAAGGGCCACTACTTTTTCCTCTTCCCATTTTGCCCTTGATTTTTCTCCACATTTTCCATTCCACCCCACCCCATAACCATACACAAACaacaaccacaacaacaacatcGTATTCACAATGTTGTGTAAACTCGTTCCTGTGCCGCGCAAGAAAAAACCCGGTTCGAACCCGGTTTACCTTAACGTCTACGATCTAACACCGATTAACGGTTACGCTTATTGGCTTGGCCTCGGAGTTTACCATTCTGGCGTTCAAGGTAACCGACCCAGTtaccgtttttttttttttttttttcaattcatcttccttttccatcaaagGGATTGGAAGGAAATTCGGTTGCTGGGTATTGCCAATTTTTAATTCAGATCCGTGGAATTGGTTTATGagtataaaagttaaattttgtcGATGGAATTTAATATGGGCTATGTAAtgttaatttgaaaattgttcatTGCTGCATTAAGGATCTTAAACAATATGAACTTATCTATCTTTTTGAGAAATTAACCGAAGGGTGTATAGCTTGTTGGGTTGGTTGAATTTTGCTTTTAATGCAATTTTAGTgtaattgttaattttgttattgaaGGGTGGATTCAACTGAATTTTGAGTTGGGGAAAATACTGAAACTACACTGATGATGAATGttcattctttttgttgttttgtaatGTACTAATACCATGGGTGGTGTGTTTTCTTGCTGTGATGGTTTTCGGATACTTAGAGAGTGGTTTAGTGActtcaatttttgttgttgttgttgtagttCATGGGGTTGAATATGGATTTGGAGCTCATGAACGTGACACGACTGGGATTTTTGAAGTGGAGCCTAGACGGTGTCCTGGATTCACCTTCAGGAAATCGATTTTCATTGGATCGACGGATATGGGGGCGAGGGATGTTCGTGAGTTAATGGAGAGGATGGCTGAAGACTATTCTGGGAACACCTACCACCTTATCCAGAAAAACTGCAACCATTTCTGCGATGATGTTTGTGTCAAACTAACGGGGAAGTCCACCCCTCGCTGGGTCAATCGACTTGCTAGACTTGGTAAGGGATATTTGCTTTCTCCATCATATTTGTATAAGTTGATTCTTCACTCAGGTGTTCATGTGGTTCCCCAGATGTTCTAACAATTTTGACACAGATTTATTTAGTCTTGAATTCTTTGCTTCAGAAAAAGATCTTGCTTTGAGGGATCAGTGCGCTACCCCACCTCTAGAGTCTAAGATGACACATACCCTTTTCATCTTCTTTCAAAATTCAAGTAATATAAGCTCTTTACAAGAGGATTTGCTTTTTGCTTTTCACATATCAAACATCACCAACCAATATCCAGACATACATGGTTATGACTTAGAACTTGAGTGTCATGTTTCAGATTaatgtttgttttatatttctGTTTTTGGGTTCTAATTACACTCTTAACTTATTGTTGGATATGAATAAAACAACTGAATTCCTTTTTGGGTTGATGATCATTTACTTCAAATGTAAAACAGGAGAGTTTTTTGCAATTATGTATGTACTTGTTTTGTCAAAAGTGAGGATGCAAATGTCTTGTGTTCCAATGCTGCATCTTGTGAAAAAGAAGCATTTTGTTGATTTCTAATGGTAGGTTTTTCTTCTGAATATGAAGGTTTTCTCTGCAACTGTGTTCTTCCACCCAGCCTAAATGAAACAAAGGTTCGCCAAGTTACATTAGACAGGGTTCAAGacggagagaagaagaaagtgagAACGCATTCCAGCAGGTACGAGGCTTCACCCAAACCTCCATTGTCTAGTAGCCGAAGACACTGCCTTCCTCCATCTTCTGTAATTAATGCTTCTCCGTCCTCAACCATAACAGTAAAGTAAAGCTTCGATGCGTTCCTAAGTCGATGTCTGAAATATAGGCTGTTAGAAACCGAAGATGAGCAGAGAACCAACTTTTTCTTCTGCTCCATCTCTCTGTTCTGCTGTATATCTTTAATTGTGTGGcaatggaaaaaaaaagtgaaatggTTGCGTTGTCTATTCTTTCTTCAGTGAACAGAAAAGGGTCTTCATATCTAGATTTTTGAGATACGTATTGTTGGGATTTTATCTATGTTAACTGCTGATGTAGAAGTAGAACATAGAAATGTGTTCAATGTGTAAAATACAGTAAATGAAAAAGAGATGGTGTGTGTGTTTGAGAGCTACTTGCTAGCATTAACAAAGCCCAAATTTGTCAACTTTAGATGGTGAATATAATCAGGGTTCACAATCTGCATGTTTTTCAACAGTGATGTATATGTGTTGAAGAGACCAAAATAGCTTGAAATATGATGATAACTTTGCTTTCTGGTAACACTCAAATCCAAATTAGGCCTTGGATTGGACCTTCTAAATTGTACGATTGTTCTGAGAAAATTTGCCCGGATTTGTAGGTTGATGATTGGTggttaataaaattgataaaaaagaagtctttttagttcttatattttctgCTAAACTTGGTTAATGCCCCTATACTTTTATGTCAACAAATTTCGTCATCAAACTTTGAAAAACATGTCTTTCTATGAAGTGATCATGTTTTATAAAGTTAGCAGAAACTAAAATCACATGTTTTTTAACACTACGAGGGTAAAGTACAAGAAATTTGATCACGATTAACCAAAACTAACAGATGAAGAAGAACACGTTTTTTCCTTAAAACAATTGTGAGTAGAGAGATAGATGCAGCTAAAAGTTAGCTTCCAGCTGAATTAGGTACCATTTTTGAAAGCTGGATTTGTCTTGGCATCCGAGGAGAGATAATGATGTGTGTGCATGATCTCTGAGGTTTTGGTTTCTGTGCCTATTAGCTTTTGATGATGTTGAGTTTGCGAATAATCACATATGAGTTGGCATGACATAAATGGCTTACCAATAATGAGTTGGGCACCCCATTATATATATTACGAGTTTGGATCTTCTCTATGATTGCATAGGGCAATGCTATATTCTCTTCCTAATCTTCTTatacattaattaaagaaagcactgaatgaaaaattaaagcATTTATCACCCTCAAAAAAAGCACTTCATTCTATAGTAAATTCATAACAAAGGAGTTAGTATATATAGAAGTATTCAAGTGTGTGTGGATTTAGggtttagaattttaaaataatgggaAAAGAACTTGACATGAAGATTGCAAGAAATGAACTTGactttgaatgaaaaaaaaaataattagaaaatggAAAGGGATTAGAatatttattagcatgttgtaTTTAGGGGTGTGGCAGTAGTGTAAAGGATAAGCAGCGTATTATTCGGTTTCCCATGCTTTGTTTGGACATGCATGACATGATATGCTAAACGTTGCGTGAAAGCATAACAACCAACAAccctttttcctttctttttcatcttcttctttattcATTCCTTCCTTACTCTTCTCG from Vigna unguiculata cultivar IT97K-499-35 chromosome 8, ASM411807v1, whole genome shotgun sequence encodes:
- the LOC114195514 gene encoding deSI-like protein At4g17486, whose product is MLCKLVPVPRKKKPGSNPVYLNVYDLTPINGYAYWLGLGVYHSGVQVHGVEYGFGAHERDTTGIFEVEPRRCPGFTFRKSIFIGSTDMGARDVRELMERMAEDYSGNTYHLIQKNCNHFCDDVCVKLTGKSTPRWVNRLARLGFLCNCVLPPSLNETKVRQVTLDRVQDGEKKKVRTHSSRYEASPKPPLSSSRRHCLPPSSVINASPSSTITVK